In one Colletotrichum destructivum chromosome 2, complete sequence genomic region, the following are encoded:
- a CDS encoding Putative secretory component protein Psh3/Shr3: MSGWVDWSKTTQSRNYRGSTSFATFMIIGPTCFFLGILFASFPYDFPLLWTSAPVPDTFFQHLETHLKFMHQSPPLIGRLLNIIVFTGFLGFFIKLFRPSEANVLFDGASLVLYLIGVGVYITNIVKGLRSVSAGIWDDPNFTGEVTDGHVEGEIILGKEDSLKVLAASNTILALVLVGVLVLQAGQWYAERKDREDIVKLEQEERSNSKGSGSHKKKQ, encoded by the exons ATGTCCGGCTGGGTGGATTGGTCCAAGACCACGCAATCCCGCAACTATCGCGGCTCGACCTCGTTCGCGACGTTCATGATCATCGGAC CGAcctgcttcttcctcggcatcctcttCGCCTCGTTCCCCTACGacttccccctcctctggacctcggcgcccgtccCGGACACCTTCTTCCAGCACCTCGAGACCCACCTCAAGTTCATGCACCAGTCCCCGCCTCTCATCGGCCGCCTCCTTAACATCATTGTCTTCACCggcttcctcggcttcttcatcAAGCTCTTCCGCCCCTCCGAGGCCAACGTCCTCTTCGACGGCGCCTCCCTGGTCCTGTAcctcatcggcgtcggcgtctaCATCACcaacatcgtcaagggcctgcgctccgtctcggccggcatCTGGGACGACCCCAACTTCACCGGCGAGGTTACGGACGGCCATGTCGAGGGCGAAATCAtcctcggcaaggaggaCAGCCTGAAGGTCCTAGCCGCGAGCAACACCATCCTCgcgctcgtcctcgtcggcgtcttgGTGCTGCAGGCCGGCCAGTGGTATGCCGAGCGCAAAGACCGCGAGGACATTGTGAAgctcgagcaggaggagagGAGCAACAGCAAGGGTTCCGGGTCgcacaagaagaagcagtgA